In SAR324 cluster bacterium, the DNA window GCCGTTGGTGGCAGCAAATATCACCATTACCTGGTCGACCCAGTGCATTGGTGAATATTGCGGCTGCTTGAGTACTTCTACGAGACGCTGCCCTCTGGCCAACTGCCGCTGAGTTGATGCGTCTAGATCACTTCCAAATTGAGCGAAAGCTTCCTTTTCACGGAACTGGGCTAGGTCCAATCGCAATGTGCCAGCAACCTTTTTCATTGCCTTGACCTGAGCAGCACCTCCAACCCGAGAAACAGATAGACCAACATTGATCGAAGGCCTTACCCCGGAGTTGAAGAGATCTGTGCTGAGAAAGATCTGACCATCAGTGATCGAGATCACGTTGGTCGGGATGTAGGCTGATACGTCCCCTGCTTGAGTTTCAATGACTGGCAATGCGGTTAGAGAGCCACCACCGAGTCCATCATGGAGCTTGCAAGCTCGTTCAAGCAGACGACTGTGAACATAGAAAACGTCTCCTGGAAAAGCTTCACGTCCTGGTGGACGGCGAAGTAGCAGTGACAACTGGCGGTAGGCGACTGCTTGCTTTGAAAGATCATCATAAATACAAAGGACGTGTTTACCCTTGTCTCGGAAGTACTCACCCATGCTAACCCCAGAGTAGGGCGCAATGAACTGCAAGGGCGCAGGTTCGGAGGCTGTCGCAGCAACAATGATCGTGTAGTCCATTGCATTAGCGTCTTCTAGACGTTGAACGATCTGGGCCATGGTAGAGCGCTTTTGTCCGATACCGACGTAGATGCAG includes these proteins:
- the atpA gene encoding F0F1 ATP synthase subunit alpha, which gives rise to MKLRAEEISAIIQKQIENFDKKATKTEVGTVLLVGDGIARVHGLDNVRAGELVEFSDGTTGMALNLEEDNVGIVIFGSDSGIKEGDEVRRTERITEVPVGDALLGRVVSPLGEPIDGKGPLGTDETRLVEVIAPGIVTRKSVHEPMQTGLKAIDSMVPIGRGQRELIIGDRQTGKTAIAIDTIINQKGGDVICIYVGIGQKRSTMAQIVQRLEDANAMDYTIIVAATASEPAPLQFIAPYSGVSMGEYFRDKGKHVLCIYDDLSKQAVAYRQLSLLLRRPPGREAFPGDVFYVHSRLLERACKLHDGLGGGSLTALPVIETQAGDVSAYIPTNVISITDGQIFLSTDLFNSGVRPSINVGLSVSRVGGAAQVKAMKKVAGTLRLDLAQFREKEAFAQFGSDLDASTQRQLARGQRLVEVLKQPQYSPMHWVDQVMVIFAATNGYLDNISVAGIRDFENGFLQLMHGQYADLRNQLIETQNIDAVQDGLKKALSEYVETFQAA